Proteins from a genomic interval of Granulicella sp. L56:
- a CDS encoding metallophosphoesterase: MSGVKQDSSPRITRRHFLVGSGAAAAGLALYSGEIARHELDLVPHTLAISNLPSAFHGFRIAQISDIHLDEFTEPFFLERVVRHVNALAADMVVLTGDFVTHGSLTFLNGQSAAHRCAEILSTLTCPLRFACLGNHDVAVSAPLVIDSLTSNDIPVLVDKHVPIERNGSRFWLAGVNDPGTTNPRLELAVPPQPDGPVILMAHEPDYADTVKEHPRGRFVDVMLSGHTHGGQIRLPFMGPLVLPPMGKIYAEGLFRLGNMQLYVNRGIGTVGIPFRLNCPPEITIFTLQST; the protein is encoded by the coding sequence ATGTCCGGCGTTAAACAGGATTCCTCCCCGCGCATTACCCGCCGCCATTTTCTCGTCGGCTCAGGAGCAGCCGCCGCCGGTCTCGCCCTCTACTCCGGGGAAATCGCCCGCCACGAGCTTGATCTCGTTCCCCATACCCTCGCCATCTCCAATCTTCCCAGCGCCTTCCATGGCTTCCGCATCGCACAGATCAGCGACATCCACCTCGACGAGTTCACAGAGCCTTTCTTCCTCGAACGCGTTGTTCGCCATGTCAACGCTCTTGCGGCGGACATGGTCGTTCTCACCGGCGACTTTGTCACCCACGGCTCGCTCACCTTCCTGAACGGCCAGTCCGCCGCGCACCGCTGCGCCGAGATTCTCAGCACCCTCACCTGCCCGCTGCGCTTCGCCTGCCTGGGCAACCACGACGTCGCCGTCAGCGCGCCGCTGGTCATCGACTCCCTCACCTCCAACGACATCCCGGTGCTCGTCGACAAGCACGTCCCCATCGAGCGAAACGGCTCGCGCTTCTGGCTCGCGGGCGTCAACGATCCCGGCACGACTAATCCGCGTCTTGAGCTGGCGGTGCCGCCTCAGCCAGACGGCCCTGTCATTCTAATGGCACACGAACCCGACTACGCCGACACCGTCAAAGAGCATCCGCGCGGGCGCTTCGTCGATGTCATGCTCTCCGGCCATACCCATGGCGGCCAGATTCGACTGCCCTTTATGGGACCGCTCGTCCTTCCACCCATGGGCAAAATCTACGCCGAAGGGCTCTTCCGTCTCGGTAACATGCAGCTTTACGTCAACCGTGGCATTGGCACAGTCGGCATTCCCTTCCGCCTCAACTGCCCGCCGGAGATCACCATTTTTACCCTGCAATCTACCTGA
- the thiE gene encoding thiamine phosphate synthase codes for MGLPKLYPILDAGLLAARGHEVRWAAEQMRTAGVELLQYRDKAGSPQSILQNAAIIREVFAGANCRLILNDRADLAVLADWGGVHVGQGDLPPDDARRVVGAARWVGVSTHNDEQVLLANATSADYVAVGPVFATGTKLDAEPVIGLDGVRRARVLTSKPIVAIGGITRANVRSVIEAGADSVALISALFVEGGSVEKVARDFLEILG; via the coding sequence GTGGGCTTGCCGAAGTTATATCCGATTCTGGATGCGGGGTTGCTGGCGGCTCGTGGGCATGAGGTGCGCTGGGCCGCCGAGCAGATGCGAACGGCAGGCGTGGAGCTGCTTCAGTACCGGGACAAGGCCGGTTCGCCGCAGTCGATCTTGCAGAATGCAGCCATAATTCGCGAAGTATTTGCGGGTGCAAATTGCAGGCTCATCCTGAATGACCGTGCCGACCTCGCCGTGCTGGCGGATTGGGGTGGGGTGCATGTAGGGCAGGGAGATCTGCCGCCCGACGATGCGCGGCGAGTCGTGGGTGCGGCGCGCTGGGTTGGCGTCTCCACGCACAATGACGAGCAGGTACTGCTAGCGAATGCGACTTCCGCAGATTATGTAGCCGTGGGGCCAGTCTTTGCCACCGGGACGAAACTCGATGCGGAGCCGGTGATTGGTCTCGACGGAGTACGGCGCGCGCGGGTTTTGACGAGCAAGCCGATTGTGGCCATCGGCGGAATTACGCGGGCCAATGTGCGGAGTGTGATCGAAGCCGGGGCGGATTCTGTGGCCCTGATTAGTGCCTTATTTGTTGAAGGTGGGTCAGTTGAGAAAGTGGCGCGGGACTTTCTGGAGATTTTGGGGTAG
- a CDS encoding Xaa-Pro peptidase family protein: protein MRKKRAVAAAKAAGVDCLLVTHLPDVRYLCGFTGSNAALVLAGSRSVLFTDGRYTAQAKAEAVGTRVVIAKKPAVAAACEWIEAAGLKRCGFDAAQTSVAALEAMRKAVSAKLRRGIFQPVKPLVAGLREVKDTDEIAVMREAALLGCRLFDGMLSYIQLGLTEVAVAAELEHAARLAGAEAMSFDTIVASGERSALPHGRATQVKLPRRGFVTLDFGVILNGYCSDMTRTVHMGKALPGEREVYDAVLEAQEAGVAKVAPGVTCADVDEAARSVLRWSGLDKYFSHSTGHGVGLEIHEGPRLAAKQTQVLEEGMVVTIEPGVYMPGKFGVRIEDMVLVTATGGEVMTPSVKAWIEL, encoded by the coding sequence GTGCGTAAGAAGAGAGCTGTGGCTGCGGCGAAGGCTGCCGGAGTGGATTGCCTGCTGGTGACGCATCTGCCGGATGTCCGCTATCTATGCGGGTTTACCGGGTCGAACGCGGCTCTGGTACTGGCTGGCAGCCGCTCCGTCCTGTTTACCGACGGACGATACACCGCTCAAGCCAAAGCCGAGGCGGTGGGAACCAGGGTCGTCATCGCGAAGAAGCCCGCGGTAGCGGCTGCCTGCGAGTGGATAGAGGCCGCCGGGTTGAAGCGGTGCGGCTTCGACGCCGCACAGACATCGGTAGCTGCGCTGGAGGCGATGCGCAAGGCGGTTTCGGCGAAACTGCGGCGGGGGATCTTTCAGCCGGTCAAGCCGCTGGTAGCCGGACTACGCGAGGTCAAAGACACTGACGAGATCGCCGTGATGCGCGAGGCGGCCTTGCTGGGCTGCCGTCTCTTCGATGGCATGTTGAGCTATATCCAATTGGGGTTGACCGAGGTTGCCGTTGCGGCAGAGCTGGAACATGCGGCCCGGCTGGCCGGCGCGGAGGCGATGTCGTTTGACACGATCGTCGCCAGCGGAGAGCGCAGCGCGCTGCCGCATGGCCGTGCAACGCAGGTTAAATTGCCGCGCCGAGGCTTTGTCACACTCGATTTTGGCGTCATATTAAATGGATATTGCAGCGACATGACGCGCACCGTGCACATGGGCAAGGCGCTGCCGGGCGAGCGGGAAGTGTATGATGCGGTTCTGGAAGCGCAGGAGGCTGGAGTTGCGAAGGTGGCTCCGGGCGTGACCTGTGCCGATGTCGATGAAGCGGCAAGAAGCGTTCTGCGGTGGTCTGGTCTTGACAAGTATTTCAGCCACTCGACCGGGCATGGCGTTGGGTTGGAGATTCACGAAGGACCGAGGCTTGCGGCGAAGCAGACGCAGGTTTTAGAAGAGGGTATGGTCGTCACGATTGAGCCCGGTGTGTACATGCCGGGCAAGTTCGGAGTGCGGATCGAGGACATGGTTCTCGTGACCGCGACGGGAGGCGAAGTTATGACGCCAAGCGTGAAGGCATGGATTGAGTTGTAA
- the accC gene encoding acetyl-CoA carboxylase biotin carboxylase subunit: MFRKVLIANRGEIALRVINACKEMGIRTVAVYSEADRNSLHVRFADEAICIGPPRSADSYLNVPAVISAAEIADVDAIHPGYGLLSENANFAEVCRASNIKFIGPPPEVTRMMGEKSTARQTMKKAKVPILPGSDGVIANEGEALEWARSVGYPVILKAVAGGGGKGMRICRNAEELPKFYEQATQEAMNSFGNGDMYMEKFIERPRHIEFQVLADEHGNVMSLGERECSIQRRHQKLIEEAPSLVITPKLREELGKTIRKSLENIGYWNAGTIEFLMDEDGKIYFIEMNTRIQVEHCVTEMVTGIDLVKAQLRIAAGEKLNSIVTEPVTIRGHAIECRINAEHPEKFTPSAGKITAFNLPGGNGVRVDTAQYAEGVVPPYYDSLIAKLICHGKDREEAMNKMQRALSQFVVQGIHTTIPMHQKIFADAEFRSGKFDTKFMERFFERQKDIKAE, from the coding sequence ATGTTTCGTAAGGTATTGATTGCAAATCGCGGAGAGATTGCGCTGCGCGTCATCAACGCGTGCAAGGAGATGGGAATCCGCACGGTAGCGGTGTATAGCGAGGCGGATCGCAACAGCCTCCATGTGCGCTTTGCCGATGAGGCCATCTGTATAGGTCCGCCAAGGTCGGCGGACAGTTACTTGAATGTTCCTGCGGTCATCTCGGCCGCGGAGATTGCCGATGTGGATGCAATTCATCCCGGCTACGGCCTGCTCAGCGAGAACGCAAATTTTGCTGAGGTGTGCCGTGCCTCGAACATCAAATTCATCGGGCCTCCGCCTGAAGTAACGCGGATGATGGGTGAGAAGTCCACCGCGCGGCAGACCATGAAGAAGGCGAAGGTGCCGATTCTGCCTGGGTCCGATGGCGTGATCGCCAACGAAGGCGAGGCGCTCGAGTGGGCGCGCAGCGTGGGCTATCCGGTGATCTTGAAGGCAGTTGCTGGCGGCGGCGGCAAGGGGATGCGTATCTGCCGCAACGCAGAGGAGCTTCCGAAGTTTTACGAACAGGCCACGCAAGAGGCGATGAACTCCTTCGGCAACGGCGATATGTACATGGAGAAGTTCATCGAGCGGCCTCGGCATATCGAGTTCCAGGTGCTGGCCGACGAGCATGGCAACGTGATGAGTCTCGGCGAGCGCGAGTGCTCGATTCAGCGGCGACACCAGAAGCTTATTGAAGAGGCTCCAAGCCTGGTGATCACTCCCAAGCTGCGCGAAGAGCTTGGCAAGACGATCAGGAAGTCGCTCGAAAATATCGGCTACTGGAACGCCGGGACGATTGAATTTCTGATGGATGAAGACGGCAAGATCTACTTCATCGAGATGAACACCCGCATCCAGGTGGAGCATTGTGTAACCGAGATGGTTACAGGAATCGATCTGGTGAAGGCGCAGTTGCGCATCGCTGCGGGCGAGAAGTTGAACTCGATTGTGACCGAGCCGGTAACGATTCGCGGGCACGCGATTGAGTGCCGCATCAATGCGGAGCATCCCGAGAAGTTCACGCCCAGCGCAGGCAAGATTACCGCGTTCAACCTGCCTGGTGGCAACGGCGTTCGTGTGGACACTGCGCAGTATGCCGAAGGCGTCGTGCCCCCGTACTACGATTCGCTGATCGCGAAGTTAATCTGCCACGGCAAGGACCGCGAAGAGGCCATGAACAAGATGCAGCGGGCGCTGTCGCAGTTCGTGGTGCAGGGAATCCACACGACGATTCCGATGCATCAGAAGATCTTTGCCGATGCTGAGTTCCGTTCGGGCAAGTTCGATACGAAGTTCATGGAGCGTTTCTTCGAGCGGCAGAAGGACATCAAGGCGGAGTAG
- the accB gene encoding acetyl-CoA carboxylase biotin carboxyl carrier protein, with product MDGNKLQELRELVEFLKANEIAEFDMEQDDLKVRIKFAGEPAAAAPAGGVDLANLSRLMASAAPAAVAPSVPAAAPEEALHEVKSPIVGTFYESPSPGTPSFVNVGDQVEVGQVLCIVEAMKLMNEIESDVAGEVVKRIAASGQPVEYGQPLFAIKAR from the coding sequence ATGGACGGAAATAAGTTGCAAGAGCTTCGCGAACTGGTCGAATTTTTGAAGGCGAACGAGATCGCCGAGTTCGACATGGAACAGGATGACCTGAAGGTCCGGATCAAGTTCGCGGGCGAGCCTGCGGCAGCGGCCCCGGCTGGCGGGGTAGACCTCGCAAACCTGAGCCGGTTGATGGCTTCGGCGGCCCCTGCTGCGGTCGCGCCCAGTGTGCCTGCTGCTGCGCCAGAGGAGGCTCTGCACGAGGTGAAGTCGCCGATCGTGGGGACGTTCTATGAGTCGCCCTCGCCGGGCACGCCATCGTTTGTGAACGTTGGCGATCAGGTGGAAGTTGGCCAGGTACTTTGCATCGTCGAGGCGATGAAGCTGATGAATGAGATCGAGTCCGATGTCGCCGGCGAAGTGGTAAAGCGGATCGCCGCGAGCGGACAGCCTGTGGAGTATGGTCAACCGCTGTTTGCGATCAAGGCGCGATGA
- a CDS encoding metallophosphoesterase: MHLTMSTLQPLSRRRFLKQSFAFSAASALAGPLVACGSGPASLLPASPDSAHLLMLGDWGINGDYSDQTTVAQAMQSYTKQLKANLQALLMLGDNFYGVLPGGVSDPRWQTQFEQMYPASVFNCPAYAIPGNHDYQYQPLKYTAELAYAQQGGTRWTMPSQWYRVTFPASDPLITLIALDSNMPLAGGATQNGSFYTMTDTTRQQQLSWLQTELEKPLTTPFLAVMGHHPIYSDGIHGDNATLINDWDPLLRKYGVHLYLAGHDHDLQHLEFAGHPTSFFLSGGGGAGLYPLKIDPSVRGPWAEKIHGFSHIEATEDLLTMRHLDNTGNIIHAFTKTKAGKVTILS; this comes from the coding sequence ATGCATCTCACGATGTCCACGCTCCAACCTCTTTCGCGCCGCCGTTTTCTCAAACAGAGCTTTGCATTCAGTGCAGCCTCCGCGCTCGCTGGTCCGCTCGTGGCCTGTGGCAGCGGCCCGGCTTCGCTTCTTCCAGCGTCTCCTGACTCCGCACATCTCCTCATGCTCGGAGACTGGGGCATCAATGGCGATTATTCCGATCAGACGACGGTTGCACAGGCGATGCAAAGTTACACGAAGCAGTTGAAGGCGAATCTCCAAGCCCTTCTCATGCTTGGAGACAACTTCTATGGAGTGCTCCCTGGGGGTGTCTCTGACCCCCGCTGGCAGACGCAATTCGAACAGATGTACCCTGCCTCGGTCTTCAACTGCCCGGCTTACGCCATCCCCGGCAACCACGATTATCAATACCAGCCGTTGAAGTACACCGCGGAGCTTGCCTACGCCCAGCAAGGCGGCACGCGCTGGACGATGCCCTCGCAGTGGTATCGCGTCACCTTCCCCGCAAGCGATCCCCTCATCACCCTGATTGCGCTGGACAGCAATATGCCTCTTGCAGGGGGAGCCACTCAAAACGGCAGCTTCTACACCATGACCGATACAACCAGGCAGCAGCAGCTAAGCTGGCTCCAGACCGAGCTTGAAAAACCTCTCACTACGCCATTTCTCGCTGTCATGGGCCACCATCCCATCTACTCCGACGGGATTCATGGCGATAACGCCACCCTCATCAACGACTGGGACCCGCTGCTGCGTAAATACGGCGTCCATCTCTACCTTGCCGGTCACGACCATGACCTCCAGCATCTGGAGTTCGCTGGACACCCCACATCCTTCTTTCTCTCCGGCGGCGGCGGCGCGGGCCTCTATCCCTTGAAGATTGATCCCTCTGTCCGCGGTCCATGGGCAGAGAAGATTCATGGTTTCAGCCATATCGAAGCGACCGAAGACCTTCTCACCATGCGTCATCTCGACAACACGGGCAACATTATCCATGCCTTCACCAAGACGAAAGCCGGGAAGGTCACCATCCTGAGTTAG